The Montipora foliosa isolate CH-2021 chromosome 1, ASM3666993v2, whole genome shotgun sequence genome has a window encoding:
- the LOC137996684 gene encoding uncharacterized protein: MNLKVFLAFLLLAMLVSPVSSWLFGGRRRRRQSSTGGGSSPAGGPRRNRNAVVCTSYRNRNTLTCRKGRDSATCRTQAPRETRDDRFGGPTPRGEYLIGKRYTNPQYRIDWYNLYPKKEDNSGYYGYTQRTRKGRYAMGLHPGTTSLGCVTVRAPTYNSDPCWQRIRRVIDNGNMNYRRSSYSGFLYVR; this comes from the exons ATGAACCTTAAAGTGTTCTTGGCGTTTTTGTTGCTGGCGATGTTAGTCAGCCCGGTGTCCTCTTGGCTGTTTGGAGGAAGAAGAAGGCGAAGGCAATCCTCAACGGGTGGGGGATCAAG TCCCGCTGGAGGTCCAAGACGGAACCGAAATGCAGTCGTGTGCACATCCTACAGAAACCGAAACACTTTAACATGCAGAAA GGGTAGAGATTCTGCCACATGCCGAACTCAAGCACCGAGGGAGACACGGGATGACCGTTTTGGAGGACCAACACCTCGTGGGGAGTATCTTATTGGAAAAAGGTACACAAATCCGCAGTACAGAATCGACTGGTACAATCTTTACCCCAAGAAAGAGGACAACTCTGGTTACTATGGTTACACACAGCGTACCCGCAAAGGACGTTACGCAATGGGCCTTCATCCGGGAACAACCAGCTTGGGATGCGTTACTGTCAGAGCGCCAACTTACAACAGCGATCCATGTTGGCAGCGAATTCGTCGTGTTATTGACAACGGAAATATGAATTACCGGAGATCTTCCTACAGTGGATTCTTGTATGTGCGATAA
- the LOC137977014 gene encoding uncharacterized protein, whose product MKTKMLLFVVAALFTVAVCSKSEDSKRQIGSRVNLSPPWFTLQKKFKYTFGEDPAVHVGDLDTSREPVMFIPIVVDDKMKGESLRTLIRPSFPMGNIKVITNVTDSKRNPWKAINITTNKQLQDVVTAAFKGNPLFVKAEIKEIAPNYTPVGLIMTKTVVQFFNDDLSDFYSNFNGVTAQVMSDLILQDFKNGMLHILTGTQE is encoded by the exons ATGAAGACGAAAATGTTGTTATTCGTTGTAGCAGCGTTGTTCACTGTGGCGGTCTGCTCCAAATCTGAAG ATTCGAAGAGGCAGATTGGATCCAGGGTAAACCTGAGCCCTCCGTGGTTTACTTTGCAAAAGAAGTTCAAATATACATTTGGCGAGGATCCTGCTGTACATGTCGGCGATCTCGACACATCCCGTGAGCCTGTAATGTTCATTCCCATTGTTGTGGACGACAAAATGAAAGGCGAATCCCTGCGAACACTGATTCGACCCAGTTTTCCAATGGGGAACATTAAAGTCATCACCAACGTGACGGATAGTAAAAGAAATCCCTGGAAGGCAATCAACATTACGACTAACAAACAGCTTCAAGATGTGGTCACAGCAGCGTTCAAGGGAAATCCGCTTTTCGTAAAAGcggaaataaaagaaattgccCCAAACTATACTCCAGTGGGGCTTATCATGACCAAAACAGTCGTGCAGTTCTTCAACGATGATCTGAGTGACTTCTACTCAAATTTCAATGGTGTGACAGCCCAAGTTATGAGTGACCTGATCCTACAGGACTTCAAGAATGGTATGCTGCATATCTTGACGGGCACTCAGGAATGA